Proteins encoded by one window of Arachis ipaensis cultivar K30076 chromosome B04, Araip1.1, whole genome shotgun sequence:
- the LOC107636604 gene encoding uncharacterized protein LOC107636604 gives MTAVAPIEILVFSDLVNKARVMEEYAKTVTSSKDTHGGSSSRGHGKYFHPRGQSFKRGGYTPQGQGGFRKNTQTQFQYAKGRENQSKNSPDFTCVRCGRFHPYDSCKIGLGGCFSCGLPSHIARNCTRGRNQNAGQSQHQGRVFAVNANDASKVDPLMRGICLIGDKSLVALYDTRASHSFISFTKVEELGLKVSELPFDLHVHTPHQIVLTRSGCRQVGFKLEGRDFVHDLICLPMVGLEMILGFDWLSKNRVLLDCFERTIWFMPEGENGAVVATGYYLNSVMVHCSGEECQGYILLAANALGDAQNLDQMPVVKDFPEVFTEDIPEFPPQWEIEFAIELVPGAGPVSIAPYRMAPIEMPELKTQFEELLNKRFIRLSVSP, from the coding sequence atgactgctgtggctcctatAGAGATCCTTGTCTTCTCTGACTTGGTGAACAAGGCGAGAGTGATGGAAGAATATGCCAAGACGGTAACTTCATCCAAGGACACTCATGGAGGGAGCTCTAGTCGGGGGCATGGCAAGTATTTCCATCCTAGAGGTCAAAGCTTCAAAAGAGGAGGATATACGCCTCAAGGTCAAGGAGGTTTCAGGAAGAACACTCAGACTCAGTTTCAGTATGCTAAGGGGAGAGAAAATCAAAGTAAGAATTCTCCGGATTTCACTTGTGTACGTTGTGGGCGTTTCCATCCTTATGACTCATGCAAAATTGGTTTAGGTGGTTGCTTCAGTTGTGGGTTGCCTAGCCACATTGCGAGGAATTGTACTCGTGGGAGGAACCAGAATGCTGGCCAGAGTCAGCATCAAGGTCGAGTCTTTGCTGTGAATGCCAACGATGCTTCTAAGGTGGATccgttgatgagaggtatatgtcTAATTGGTGATAAGTCCTTAGTTGCATTATATGATACTAGAGCTTCGCATTCGTTTATTTCGTTTACTAAAGTTGAGGAATTAGGTTTAAAAGTGTCAGAGTTACCTTTTGatctgcatgtacatactccgcatcAGATAGTTTTGACTAGATCAGGTTGTAGACAAGTAGGTTTCAAACTTGAGGGTAGAGactttgtgcatgatttgatctGTTTACCAATGGTGGGGCTAgagatgattttggggtttgattggttgtcgaagAATCGGGTTTTGTTGGACTGCTTTGAGCGGACCATTTGGTTTATGCCAGAAGGAGAAAATGGAGCAGTAGTAGCTACGGGATATTACCTTAACTCTGTAATGGTGCACTGTAGTGGGGAggagtgtcagggttatattcTTTTGGCTGCTAATGCGTTGGGGGATGCCCAGAACTTAGATCAGATGCCGGTGGTTAAAGATTTTCCAGAAGTGTTTACGGAAGATATCCCTGAGTTCCCACCTCAATGGGAAATTGAATTTGCGATTGAACTGGTGCCGGGAGCCGGACCAGTGTCGATTGCGCCTTAtagaatggctccgatagagATGCCAGAGTTAAAAACTCAGTTTGAAGAGCTTCTGaataagaggttcattcgacTGAGTGTATCACCGTAG